The Pristiophorus japonicus isolate sPriJap1 chromosome 2, sPriJap1.hap1, whole genome shotgun sequence DNA segment aaatattcaggggtatttgacaatttggaaggacattcagaaaggaaaagaaggtggggtagcactgttaataaaggatgggatcagtgcaatagtgcgaaacaatattggctcagaagatcaagatgttgaatcattttgggtggagataaggaataataagggaaaaaagtcgctggtgggcgtagtatatCGGCCctttaacagtagctacactggaggatggagtataaatcagaaaataatggaggcttgtaaaaaaggaagggcaataatcatgggcaaccttcatattgattcgacaaagcaaattggccagggtagccttgaggaagagttcatccgggatagtttccttgaatagtatgttgcggaaccaaccagggtgcaggctatcttagatctggtacagtgtaatgagataggattaataaatgatctcctagtaaaggatcctctagggatgagtgaccataacatggttgaatttcaaattcagttggagggtgagaaagttggttctcaaaccagagtcctacgcttaaataaaggagattacaaaggtatgaaggcagagttggctaaagtggactgggaaaatagattaaagtgtgggatggttgatgagcagtggcagacttttaaggaggtatttcataaccctcaacaaaaatatattccaatgagcaggaaagactgtaagagaagggatccgtggctaactaaggaaataagggatggtatcaaatcaaaaacaaggacatacaaagtagccaagactagtggtaggccagcggattgggaaacttttaaaagccagcaaagaacgacgaaaaaaaataatagagggaagatagatcatgaaagtaaactagcacaaaatataaaaacagataggaagagtttctataggaacataaaaaggagaagagtggctaaagtaaatgttggtcccttagaggatgagactagggaattaataatggggaacagggtaatgatagagactttgaacaaatattttgtatcggtcttcacagtagaagacactaaaaacatcccaatagtggataatcaaggggctatagggagcgaggaacttaatacaatcgctatcactaaagaagtaatacactgtaaaataatgggactaaaggcggacaagtcccctggacctgatggcttacatcctaggattttaaaggaagtggctgcagagatagtggatgcattggttgtaatctaccaaaattcactggattctgggtaggtaccagtggattgcaaaaccgcatatgtaacgcccccattttaaaaaaggaggcagtgagaaagcaggaaactatagaccgattagcttaacatctgtcgttgggaaaatgctggagtccattataaggaagcagtagcaggacatttggaaaagcagaattcaatcaagcatagtcagcatggttttatgaaagggaaatcatgtttgacaaatttgctggaattctttgaagatgtaataaacagggtggataagggggaatcaatggatgtagtgtatttggatttccagaaggcatttgataaggtgccacctaaaaggttactgcacaagataaaagttcacagggttgaggctaatatattagcatgtatagaggattggctaactaacagaaaacagagagttgggataaatgtttcattttccggttgacaatcagtaacaagtggggtgccacagagatcggtgctggggcctcaactgtttacaatctatattaatgattggatgaagggactgagtgtaatgcaaagatggtgggaaagcaaattgtgaggaggacacaaaaaccctgCAAAggaacaggataagtgagtgggaaaatgtgaggttattcactttggcagaaaaaatagaaaatcaaattataatttaaatggagaaaaattgcaaagtgctgaagtacagagggacctgggggtccttatgcatggaacacaaaaagttagtatgcaggtacagcaagtaatcaggaaggcaaatggaatgttggccttcattgcaagggggatgaagtataaaagcagagaagtcctgctacaactgtacagggtattggtgaggacaaacctggaatactgtgtacaggtttggtctccgtatttaaggaagcattggaggctgttcagagaaggttcacgaggttgattccggagatgagggggttgacttatgaagataggttgagtaagttgggcctatattcattgaagttcagaagaatgaaaggtgatcttattgaaacataagataatgagggtgctcgacaaggtggatgcagagaggatatttccactcataggggaacatgAAACCAggtggcataatctcagaataaggggccgtccatttaaaactgcgatgaggaggaatttcttctctgagggttgtaaatctatggaattctctgccccagagagctgtggaggctgggtcattgaatatatttaaggcagagatacaggtttttgggcgataagggaataaagggttatggggagcgggcagggaagtggagctgagtccatgatcagatcagccatgatcttattaaatggcggagcagactcgaggggccaaatggcctactcctgttcctatttcttatgttcttatgaacgctgatttgtgcagtaaccatttatgtggcacattatcaaatgacttctgtaaatccaaatataagacatccactgattctcctttatccaccatgctcgttacttcctcaaaaaactccagcaaatttgtcaaacatgattaccctttcataaaaccatactgactctgtattatgattttctaaatgtcctgttactacttccttaataatggactccagcattttccaatgacatcatcatcataggcagtcccttgaaatcgaggaagacttgcatccactcaaagtgagttcttaggtgactgaacagtccaatacaggaattacagtctctgtcacaggtgggacagacagttgttggaggaaagggtgggtgggacgactggtttgccgcacgctccttccgctgcctgcacttgatttctccatgctctcggctacgagactctaggtgctcagcaccctcccggatgctcttcctccacttcgggcggtcttcccAAGAGGAtgaaatcattaattaatccagactcgttacacattccaGATCTAAAatggtctgctccctggttggttcctcaacgtattcttctgagaaaccatcccgaatacactctatgaactcttcctcaaggctacctttgccaatttgatttgtccaatcaatgtgaagattaaaatcacccatgattattgccgtacctttcttacaagcctctattatttcttgatttatactttgtgCTACAtttattctgctttttaatttagcccctagctgctcatactccctcagcagaagttCTTTTTTTTCCCTACCTATGTAATTGGTACCGACGTGGACCATGACAGTGTAGCacagtagctactgttagggggcctatagactactcccaccggtGACTTCttttccttattatttcttatctccacccaaactgattctacatcttgatctgagccaatatcatttctcactactccactgatctcatcctttattaacagagctaccccatctccttttccttcctgcctatccttccgaaatggcaaatacccctgaatattcagttcccagccttggtcaccttgcacctTGTCTTTGtgttggctatcagatcatacccatttatttctatttgtgccgtcaactcatctatctcattacaaatgctgcatgcattcagatgaagagcttttcattttgtctttttaccatttatccctgctctgaccccactttctgatgcactgttatgtttatacgctctgtcctttcctgtcacactctggttatcattacccctatcgctaccctgcactattaccttctcctttctctttgactttttaaatttccactcacctgatccCACCCCcatcactatttagtttaaagccctagttaCAGCACTAATTATGCgaatcgccaggacactggtcccaaccTGGTTCAAGTGCAGCCCATCACGACGGAATAGCTCCTTCTTATACTAgaatggtgccagtgccccatgaatcgaaacacaTTTCTCCcataccaatctttgagccatgcgttcatctctctgatcttaattaccctatgcaaatttgcttgtggctcatgtagtaatccagaaattattgcctttgtggttctgctttttaatttagcccctagctgctcatattccctcagcaggacctctttgtttatcctacctatgtcattggtacctgagtggaccacgacaactggatcttgcccctcccactccaagttcctctccagcccagaggaaatGCCCTTAAATTTGATACCGGGCACGCAACACagtcttcgggactcatgctctcggctgcagagaacagtatctatccccctaatgatactgtctcctgccattacaaaatttatttttactccccccacttgaatggcccctgtaccatggtgatgtggtcagtttgctcatgctccctgcagcccctgctctcgctcacacagggagtaagaacctcctacctgttggacaagagcaagggccgaggctcctccatcattacatgctgagtccccataccttccttactcgtagtcacatcctcctgtccctgaccatggaccaaatttgaattatttaaccgaaggggtgtgactctctgctggaacatagcgtccaggtaactcttccccctcccccgatgtatcgcagtgtctgaagcttggactccagctcagcaactcggagccgaagttcctcgagctgccaaaacttactgcagatgtggtcgccgtgggtcacactggtgtccacccactctcacatgctgcagctgcaacacatcgtcTGCCCTGGCATCtctaatatatttttgttgaattaATTCAGTTTTCAAGTTTGgaaatatcaattatctatgtttagtttttaatcctggcCCTTAATTTAAACCattgcccaagtttagaaaaaaagagacaaatactgaccaaccaatcacttacgtgctttcctgtgatgtcacactttgatttctttctacttctcacCCCTCGTGGGTCCGTTGGCGCTGCTCTTTTTCCCCTGCTGGTCCTGCGCTGGTCGCCACTGCTCTTTTATCCGCTGCTGGAAAAGGGAAAaccttgcttgaccaatctcactGAATTGTTTGAAGagttaacagagagtagacaatggtaatgtagcagatataatttatctagattttcaaaaggccttcgataaggtgccccataatagagagatgaacaagatcagagaatgtggagtcaggggacaagtacagAATGACAGGGACTGTCAAAGTGTAAGGAATCAGCTGTTCAACCATGACAGTTGGTGATGGGCTCACCAGCTCCAAGGACAGCTTGTTGGACAGCACCTAGCTTTTGCACTCAAAACTTATTTGTGCACACAATCAACTGGAACGTGCCCATATATGGTATGGAAAATGTACAGTGTAATCTCTATAAGAATGAAGCTATAATTGTGTTTGAGACGGTGGAGGCAGACAGTCATACCGCTCCCCTGCTAACTTGTAATAAAGGTTGGTTCAATTGGACTTAACATCTGACTCTGAGTGGTGATTTCCCAcaacagatgcatttaaggagaggctagacaagcatatgagggagaagggaataaagggttatactgatagatttagatgaggaaagacaggacgaggctcaagtggagcataaatgccggcatggtctggttgggctgaatggcctgtttctgtgttgtatatcctttgTAATTCCTGCTCCTGCATCATTACATatagtgtccctcaaggatctatctttggccctctcttatttctcatctatatgctgccccttggcgacattatccaaAAATAAAGCGACAGTGTCCatatgatgacacccagctctacttcactaccacttctctcaacctctccacggtctctaaattgtcagcctGTTTgcatgacatccagttctggatgagcagaaattttttccaattaaatattgggaagaccaaagccattgttttcggtccccgccacaaactccactccctagccactgactccatcctggcatcagtctgaggctgaaccagactgttcgtacccTCGGTGCCATATTTAACCccaaaatgagcttccaaccacatatccgcagtataactaggaccgcctatttccaccttcgtaacatcgtccgctgctgaaaccttcatccatgcttttgttacctctagacttgactattgcaatgcactcctggctggccttccacgttctacccaatataaacttgtggtcatccataactcggttgcccatgtcctaactcgcaccaagtcccattcacccatcacccctgtgctcgctgaccgacattggttcccggttaagcaacacctcgatttcaaaattctcctccttgttttcaaatctctccatggccttgcctcttcctttctctgtaatctccttcagccctacaaccctcgccccccccccacccccactgagaTATCTCCgctccgctaattctgccctcttgagcatccctaattataatcactcaaccattcgtggccatgccttcagctgcctaggccctaagctctggaattccctccctaaacctctctgcttctctacctctctttcctgctttaagatgcttcctaaaacctacctcaactgccctaatttctccttgtgtggcccggtgtcaaattgtttgtgttgtaacaCTCCTGAGAAGTGcctgggatgctttactatgttaaaggtactatataaatacaagttgttgttgttaaatggaCAGTGGCTTTGTGATAGATCTTGATTTCAGcgcagagaggagggagagcgATTTAGGGCGGAACAAAAAGAAAATGTAAGATTGAAAATTGTTTATTCTGAAATTCTCTCCTGCACTTACAGTAATTCGTGATATTAACTTGTCAGGGCATTGCAAGTAGAGGATGTGCAGGAGGGAAGCTTGAAGCAAAGATCACATCAAgagctgacagagtcactcgatcatCAGGGCCTGAATATTGTCGGAATATGGAAGGGGAAAGCAGCAATCAGAGAGCAGACAAACTGTACACGTGTTCCCTGTGTGGATGCTCCTTCAGCCGATCGTCcagcctggagagacacaagtgcagtcacactgtggAGAGACTCTGTCAATGTGGGAAGGAGTAAATTCTGCATCTCAGCTGAAAACTCAACACAGTTGCACTGGAAAATGGCCATTCACTTGCTCCGTGTGCGGGAAGGGATTTAACCACTCGGGgaaactgctgagacaccagcgagttcacaccggggagaggcccttCGCCTGCTCTCACTGTGAGAAGAGGTTTACCCAGTCTTGCAATCTGTTGTCACAGGAGCGGGTTCACAGCGAGGAGAGACCTGTGAGCAGAGCTTTAAAAGGTCGAGCAACCTGATgcagcaccagcgagttcacaccggggtgaggccgttcagctgctctatgtgtgggaaaggattcattcagtcatccaccctggtgatacaccagtgtgCTCACACTGAGGACAGACCGTTCAGCTGCTccttgtgtgggaagggattccctcagtcATCCGCCCTGCTGCAATACCAGCAGATTCACACTGAggggaggccgttcacctgctccgtgtgtgggagggCATTCGCTCGTTCATCCTACTTGCgtgtgcaccagcgagttcacactgacgagagacccttTAAATGCCCTGAGTgcaagaagagctttaaaagcactgAGGAGGTGAAGGTGCATCAACGCGTTCACACCCGGGAGAGGCCCTTCACCTGCTCTCACTGCGGGAAGAAGTTTTGGAGGTCATTGAACTtcgtgagacaccagcgagttcacagcgaGGACAAACCGTTTAAATGTTCCAACAGTGAGAAGAGCTTCGAAAGCTCCAAAGCTCTCACTGAGGCAAGACGTTTACGCAATCATCCCACCTTCTGAAACATAAGCACATTCACACTGGGTAGAGGCTGTTCTCCTGTGTCCTGAGTGAAAAGCGATTCACCAATCCATCTGACCTGCTGAGACCCCAGCGAGTTCACACTTCACTGCAGTGGTCTGATTCTGCAATTAATCACACATAGGAATGATCCATGATAATTATGGTATTTTAGGGGGTTTGTTGATGCTGATAATAAACCCGAATAATtatgctggagtttaatattctgtatATACGTCTGTTGAAAAAGAAATGCTCCTTTTATGTTGGGTTTAGCGCTAAATGACGAGAAAGTGGCTAACACAAGTAAAGTACAAATACACATCACTAAAATTAGTGACTCGGGTTAATCATAGATAGAAatatagatatttacagcacagaaggagaccatttcagcccatcgtgctggccatcaagaggctatccaacctaatcccactttacagctccaggtccgtaatctgcaggttacagcacttcaagtgcacatccaagtactttttaaatgtggtgaggatttctgcctctaccatcctttcagcagtgagttccagacccccactgttgtgtatggagaaagagtcagactgaacactgtgagctcaaagtaaagtgtgactgtagtattttattgccggtctcccgagtacctctccaacctgtgaaacctcctgaaataactgtgctcccaagggattatgggatcctttgggactccaggggatgagccctctggtgggtgtacaagtccacatatataacaacattcccccccaaaagtcaatagtgtaactatttacaatgtgagtcgatctggggtccttcttgccctggttgatcgtctcggtgtgaaagctggtgttgttgaatcatttgttgggccctcgctgggctgctgtgcagctggccttgctgggctgccttgtgtgttgggccctgcagggctgctgtggatgatgggttctgcttcgtggtcaaccgtggtgccggttgccactggtgtgtatgttgggagatcaaaaaaggtagggtccaaggtgggttgctcaggatagtctgtgaatctgagtttgatttggtccaagtgtttccgatgaatgagtccatttgaaagtttgatccgaaacaccctgctcctctctttggccacgacagtgccgggaagccacttgggaccttgtccataatttaaaacaaatataggatcattgatttcagtctcacgtgacacatttgcactatcatggtatgcactttgttgaagctgcctgctctctacctgttcatgtagatcaggatgaactaacgagagccttgtcttaagtgctcttttcatgagcagttcagcaggtgggatcccagtgagtgagtgggggggtctcatgtggtagcgaagcaggactcgggataggcgagtctgcagtgagccttcagttaccctcttcaagccttgcttgatggtttgcgctgctctctctgcctgacaattggacgctggtttaaacggggcagatgtgacatgtttgatcccattacgggtcatgaattctttgaactcagcactggtaaaacatggcccgttgtcgctcaccaggacatcgggtaagctatgtgtggcaaacatggcccacaggctttcagtgcttgattatttgcactgctctctctgccgaccattggatgctggtttaaaccagcggacatgctagctgacattatctcccaTTCAAaccacttggaatatgcgtctacaaccaccaggaacattttacccaagaatgggcctacagagtcgacgtgtaccctagaccatggtttggagggccaagaccataaacttagcggcacctccctgggtacattgcttaactgtgagcatgtattacatctgtgaacgcaggattcgtaAGTTCGCATCAATACcgagccaccacatatgggatctggctatcgctttcatcattacgatgcctgggtggatactgtggaggtcattcatgaaggtgtctctgcccttcttggggaccactactcgattgctccacagaaggcagtctccctgtatagacatttcatctttgagccgctggaacgactttatctcttcctgcatttccactgggatactggaccagctcccgtgaagcacacagcttttgactagagataataaggggtactcgcgtgtccaggttttgatctgccgggcagtgatgggtgattgctcactctcaaatgcttccataaccatggctagatctgcgggctgcgcctttttcacccccgtggtgggcaatggtagcgtactgagagcatcggcgcagttttctgtgcctggcctgtggcggatggcgcagttgtatgcggacaacgtgagtgcccatctctggatgcgggccgatgcgttggtatttatccctttactctcggaaaacagggatataagtggcttatggtcagtttccaattcgaatttaacccaaacaggtattgatgcattttatttaccccatagacacacgttaatgcttctttttcaatcatgctgtaggctctctcagccttggacagactcctgggtgcataagcaaccggttgcagtttcccgaaatcattagcttgttgcaatacacacccgacgccatatgatgacgcttatatggatcatacaacataagcaatttgtttgagcataacaattttctcacttttacaaaggcattttcttggcttttgccccaaacccattcaccccctttttgtagtaagacatgcagtggttctcagtgtgctgagacccggtaagaagttaccaaagtagtttaagagtcccagaaacgaccgcagccccgtcacgttctgtggcctcggtgtgttctcgattgcctccgtcttcgcgttggtgggcctgatgccgtccgctgcaatcctccttcccaagaactctacttcaggtgctaggaatacacacttcgagcgttttaacctgagccccacgcggttaagtcgactaagaacctcctcccggatctacagatgctcgactgtgttccgacctgtgaccaagatgtcgtcctggaagaccacggtgtgcgggactgacttcagtaagctttccatgtttctctggaatatcgccgccgccgatcggattccaaacaggtatctgttataaacaaaaagaccttcgtgcgtgttgatgcaggtgagggccttctatgattcctccagttcctgcgtcaggtaggctgaagtcagatccagcttcgtgaacatctttcctcccgccagcgttgcagagaggtcgtcggcctttggtagtgggtattggtcctgcaggtagaaacgattgatagttactttgtaattgccacagattctgatagtgctgtctcccttgagggctgggacaataggactagcccactcgctgaactcaatcgatgaaatgatgccctctcattgcagccggtctagcttgatctctacccttttttctcatcatgtacagtactgctctcgtcttatgatggatgggtcgcacctccggaattaggtggatctgcacttttgctccttggcatttcccgatgcctggttcgaacagcgaaggaaatttgtttaagacctgggcacacaaaatgtcgtcaacaggcgatagcgctcggacgtcgtcccagttccagagtatctttcccagccatatCCTACCGATCAGcacgggaccatcgcccggtaccgcccagagtggtagcttgtgcaccgctccatcataggagacttttatggtagcactgccatttacaggaatcagttctttcgtgtaagttcttagtttcgtacgaactggagttaagactggccttgaggccttgttgcaccacaacctttcgaaagtcttgttgcccatgatggactggtccagctccattgacaccgggaatccatttagttcaacattcagcattatcgggggacaattcatggtgaatgtgtatctgaggctctggttcatcatgatcctctgtggatttgtcctcctctgcaacatggtggtttgcaggtttaacacgcttagcagcttgcctgcacacttgctggaggtgtcccattgttccacagcccttgcaaatgtactctttgaatcggcatgaatggaaacgatgagcaccgccgcagcgccaacaaggtgttaatggccttgcattcatcacccttgatagtggactctgaatcatctgcagatgtgcagctgcaggtatgtgtgacctgccctgtacattacgattcgaaaacaacatcactttgttcacagtacttgtagcagtacttgtgtgctgagagatttgcttcgtattgtcattgcatggcagatgaagtataatgtggataaatgtgaggttatccactttggtggtaaaaacagagagacagactattatctgaatggttacagattaggaaaaggggaggtgcaatgagacctgggtgacatggtacatcagtcattgaaggttggcatgcaggtacagcaggcggttaagaaagcaaatggcatgttggccttcatagcgaggggatttgagtacaggggcagggaggtgttgctacagttgtacagggccttggtgaggccacacctggagtattgtgtacagttttggtgtcctaacttgaggaaggacattcttgctattgagggagtgcagcgaaggttcaccagagtgattcccggggtggcaggactgacatatcaagaaagactggatcaactgggcttgtattcactggagttcagaagaatgagaggggatctcatagaaacgtttaaaattctgatgggtttagacaggttagatgcaggaagaatgttcccaat contains these protein-coding regions:
- the LOC139228661 gene encoding zinc finger protein 3-like, which gives rise to MDCKKAGFRYPDKYIPRNQRNPYEGTVWGFTGQQEVYPVLQSVVTGAGSQRGETCEQSFKRSSNLMQHQRVHTGVRPFSCSMCGKGFIQSSTLVIHQCAHTEDRPFSCSLCGKGFPQSSALLQYQQIHTEGRPFTCSVCGRAFARSSYLRVHQRVHTDERPFKCPECKKSFKSTEEVKVHQRVHTRERPFTCSHCGKKFWRSLNFVRHQRVHSEDKPFKCSNSEKSFESSKALTEARRLRNHPTF